Below is a genomic region from Desulfuromonas sp..
GAGACACCCGGTTCGCCCCTGACCCCCTGGCTGCAGATGCAGGGAGGAGGCTTTCCCGACGGCTGGGACCGGGCCCTGCCCCGCTTTTCCCCCGAAGACGGCCCGCTCGCAACCCGGGTGGCGAGCGGGGTGGTGCTGAACGCGCTGGCCTCGCGCCTGCCCCTGCTGCTCGGAGGTTCGGCCGACCTCGGCCCCTCCAACAACACGGCCCTGAAGGGCGAAGCGTCCTTTTGCGCGGAGCGGGCCGGCCGAAATCTTCACTTCGGGGTGCGCGAGCACGCCATGGGGGCGATCCTCAACGGCCTCTGCCACGTCGGCCTGATCCCTTTCGGAGGCACCTTCCTGGTCTTCTCCGACTACATGCGGCCGCCGATTCGCCTCGCGGCGATGATGGGCCTGGGCCCGATCTACGTCTTCACCCACGACTCGATCGGCCTGGGCGAAGACGGCCCCACTCACCAGCCGGTAGAGCACCTGGCGGCCCTGCGAGCGATCCCGAACCTGAGCGTCATCCGCCCCTGCGACGCCAACGAAACGGCCGAAGCCTGGCGCCTCGCGGTCGAGAGGCGCACCGGTCCCACGGCCCTGGTCCTTTCCCGGCAGTCACTGCCGATCCTCGATCGGGAACTCTGCGCCCCCGCCGACGGCCTTCGCCGCGGCGGCTACGTGCTGGCCGGGGAGGAAGGGAGTCTGGACGCGATCCTTATCGCCACCGGCTCTGAGGTGCACCTGGCCCTGGAGACACGGGCGCTGCTGGAGAAGAAAGGGCTTGGGATCCGGGTCGTCTCCCTGCCCTGCTGGGAGCTGTTCGAGCAGCAGGAGCGGACCTACCGGGAGGCCGTTCTGCCTCCCGCCTGCCGGGCCAGGGTCGCGATCGAAGCGGCGGCCCCCCTCGGCTGGGAGCGCTACGCGGGGCACGAAGGGATCGTCGTCGCCATGACCGGCTTCGGCGCCAGCGCCCCGGGAGGGGAACTGATGGAACATTTCGGATTCACTGCGGAAAAGGTTGCAGGAAAAGTCAGGGCTTTGATTGATCTCAGGGATGGGGGAGATAAAGGGTGAACTGATCGCTCTTTGCTCTTCGGGGGTCGACGCCTGCGGCGCCGACCCCCGAGGCCGCTTTCCGCCTCAATACGCAGAACGCCTCTCAGGACCTGAATAATCAGCATTGCCTCCCGGGTTTCTCAAGGCATCTTCGTCCACCCTGGCCCATTGGCCTGAGCGCTCGAACCAGGCAATCGTCCTGGAGGCGAGGAGTTTTTTCAGCAAGTGGGGGCGAACAAGCTGCTGCTGTCCATCGGTGTACTCGACTCGAATCATCATGGGCTCTTCTCCTTCGTAAAAGCAAGGTTACTTATAACGATAGAAATGACCCTTTCTTCGATCTTTCAAGCCCTCCGGTACGCCCTCCCCTTCTGCAAATAACAGCACCGGGAATGCAATGAATGATACTTTATTGCACCCTGGGCTCTCAATTCCGCAATCCGGCCGCCTTTTCGATCCCTTCAAAATCGATGGCCTTGAAATAGGCCTTCAAATCCTGCTGCGAGGCCTCGTGCCCCTGGACCGACACGAGGACCGCCCCCCCGAGCACAGTCTGCAGCGACTGCTCCTCGGCGATGACCTTGCGCCCGTCGATGATCTTGATCTTTTGCCCGGCGCCGCCGAACATCGGGTTGGAGAAGACCATGGCCATGGCCTGGATCATCGGCGAATTGGAGGCGACCGAGATGGTGATTTCCGCATCGTCCTTGAAGTAGCGGCGCTCGGCGTTGATTCCGCCTCCCATCACCGCCGAGCCGGCAAAGCCCGACTCGGCCTCCTCGGCGTTCCATCCCGAAAGGGGGGCGGGGAGCAAATCCGAGAGCTGCTCGGCCTTGGCCTGGCGCACCAGGGCCGACGCCGTATCGAGGGCGGTCAGGGTGGTGGAGAGGTCTTTCCTTTCGTAGGCGCTCAGGGCCTCGTCGATCTGGTCGGTGACGTCGTCGGCCTGCACCGGGACGCTCAGCATCAGGCCTCCGGTCAAGAGCATCAGGATGGCTCGTTTCATGGACATCCTCCACAAAGATTTTGTCCTGCCTAAAGTCCCATTATAGTCGATCTCCAGGCATGTCAACGCGGAGGCTCAATTATCGGAACATAACCTTGCGGAACGATGCGGCCGAAACGATACACCGCGTAGAGCGCTCTATTTCCCGCCCCGACCCCCAAGTCCCCGCTGAAGCTTCTTGCTGGGATCAGCCTTCCGACGACGAAAGCGACCGGCCTTTCAGCCCGGCATAGATGCCGGTTGCCCGGTCGTCTCCAGCACCCGCTGCCAGAGGTCGCTGCGCGGATCAATTTTTTTAGTGCGGGCCACGCTCAGGGAGATGGGGATATAGGTAAAGTTCTGATTCCAAAGCCCGACCACCAGGTCGGTCTTGCCCGCCATTCCCGCATGGGCCGCGTGCTGCCCGAGCATCAGGCAGAACTCCGAATCGAGGGCGCCCGCCGGGAGGCTGCGAATGGTGTAGCTGGGATCGATGTACTTGACGGTCGTCTCGATGCCGCGTTCCCGGAAATGGAGCCCGATCTGGTCGCGCAGAAAGACCCCGACGTCCTTGAGGCGCAGGTTCCCGGAGGCATCCTGTTCCTGGTGGGCGGGGTCCTGCAGGATGTCCTGCCCCGCCCCTTCGGCCACCACAACCACCGCATGGCGCCTTTGCCCGAGCCGCCGCTCCAGGGCCGCCAAAAAACCTTTTTCGCCATGGAGGGAGAAAGGGACTTCTGGCACCAGGCAGAAATTGACATCGCCGCTGGCCAGGGAGGCATGGGCGGAGATAAACCCCGAATGCCGCCCCATGAGCTTGACCAGCCCGATGCCGTTGTATGCGCCGACTGCTTCGGTGTGGGCGGCATAGATGGACTCCCGGGCCTCGGAAACGGCGGTGGTGAACCCGAAGCTGCGCATGGTCCAGTCGAGATCGTTGTCGATGGTCTTGGGCACGCCGATGACGGCGATGGACAGCTGGCGACGGGTGATCTCCTGACAGATTGCCGATGCCCCCCGCAGGGTGCCGTCGCCGCCGATGGTGAAGAGGATTCCCACGTTCTGCCGGACCAGGGTATCGACCATCTCGGAGATGTCCTGGGGCCCCCGGGAGGAGCCGAGCAGGGTGCCGCCCCGCTCGTGGATGGTGCTAATCAGTTCCAGGGTCAGTTCGAGCGGCGGGTCGCTGCTCTTTCCGGTCAGACCGAGGTAGCCGTAGCGGAAACCGAGGATCCGCTGCACCCCGTAGCCGTGCCGAAGCGTCAGCACGATCGAACGGATGACATCGTTGAGCCCCGGGCAAAGGCCGCCGCAGGTCACGATGCCGCAGGTCAACTTTTTCGGGTCGAAAAAAATCTTCCGCCGGGGGCCGGCCATTTCGAAAGCCGGCGGCTCCCGGCCCGACTGGAGAAAGGGCTGCAACGGCCGGGTGCTGGAAAAAAGGAGCACCCGGTCGCCTTCATCGATGAAACCGTCTTCCGCCATTGGCAGCGGTGAAGGCACCGTGCAGGCCCCCAGCGTCGGCACCTGGACATCACTCGGACTGGGCAGCTCCATCGTCTCTCCTTCGACCCGTTCCCAACAGGCATAATTTGCAGGAAATTCTAGTTTTCCGGCCCTTCGTCACCGGCGCTGAGCGCCCTGGTGACCGGTTCGCCCTTGACCAGGGAAATCTCCTCCCCCCGGTGGCTGATGACCAGCCCAGTCCCCTCCCGCAGCAGATAGGTCGCTTCCCCCTGGACGATGTCCACCTCCAGGTCCTGTCCCCTGATTTTCAAGGGGAAGAGGAGTCGCTTCATCTCCGGGGGCAGCCGCGGGTTGAAGGAAATGGCGCCATTGTAGTCGCGCAGTCCCGCCAGGCCATAGACCATGACCATCCAGGTTCCCCCCATGGAGGCGATGTGACAGCCGTTGCTGACATTGCCGCCGATATCGGCCAGATCCATGAGCACCGCGTAGCGACCGTAGGCGAGGGCCTTCTTCATGTCGCCGACCTCCGCCGCGACGATGCTCTGGATGCAGGCCGAAAGGGAGGAGTCGCCGGTCGTCAGGGGGTCGTAGTATTCGAAGGTGCGCTTTTTCTGCTCGGCTGAGAACTCGTGGCCCAGCAGGAAGAGGGCCAGAACCACGTCGGCCTGCTTGATCACCTGGTGGCGGTAGATGACGAGGGGGTGATAATTAAGGAGCAGGGGGAACCTGTCCCGGGGCGTGTTCGCCAGGTCCCAGACCTCGTGGTTGAGGAAGCTGTCATCCTGGGGGTGAATACCGCTCTCCTTGTCGAAGGGGACGTACATGCTGTCCGCCGCCGTCTTCCAGGCCTCGACTTCGGCCGGGTCAAGACCGGTCTTGTGGACCAGCAACTCGTAGTAC
It encodes:
- the tkt gene encoding transketolase, translating into MTLPEIPHPLAREAVDTIRLLAADAVEKAASGHPGAPMEAAPIAYLLYARHLRHNPRNPGWPGRDRFVLSCGHASALLYSTLHLTGYDLPMDELKRFRQLGSPCAGHPEFGHIPGIETTTGPLGQGLAAAVGMAMGERFLSEKIDGELFGTRIFALCSDGDLMEGVAAEAASLAGHLGLGNLTALYLDNRITIEWSTELSFSEEVATRFLAYGWQVQRVEGENLAEIDAALVRAKADGRPSLIVARTHIAQGAPRKQDTAAAHGAPLGAEELALTKRAYGRDPEGSFVVPEAVRAHLAESTERGARREAEWQRRFDRLRETPGSPLTPWLQMQGGGFPDGWDRALPRFSPEDGPLATRVASGVVLNALASRLPLLLGGSADLGPSNNTALKGEASFCAERAGRNLHFGVREHAMGAILNGLCHVGLIPFGGTFLVFSDYMRPPIRLAAMMGLGPIYVFTHDSIGLGEDGPTHQPVEHLAALRAIPNLSVIRPCDANETAEAWRLAVERRTGPTALVLSRQSLPILDRELCAPADGLRRGGYVLAGEEGSLDAILIATGSEVHLALETRALLEKKGLGIRVVSLPCWELFEQQERTYREAVLPPACRARVAIEAAAPLGWERYAGHEGIVVAMTGFGASAPGGELMEHFGFTAEKVAGKVRALIDLRDGGDKG
- a CDS encoding ATP-dependent 6-phosphofructokinase, whose amino-acid sequence is MELPSPSDVQVPTLGACTVPSPLPMAEDGFIDEGDRVLLFSSTRPLQPFLQSGREPPAFEMAGPRRKIFFDPKKLTCGIVTCGGLCPGLNDVIRSIVLTLRHGYGVQRILGFRYGYLGLTGKSSDPPLELTLELISTIHERGGTLLGSSRGPQDISEMVDTLVRQNVGILFTIGGDGTLRGASAICQEITRRQLSIAVIGVPKTIDNDLDWTMRSFGFTTAVSEARESIYAAHTEAVGAYNGIGLVKLMGRHSGFISAHASLASGDVNFCLVPEVPFSLHGEKGFLAALERRLGQRRHAVVVVAEGAGQDILQDPAHQEQDASGNLRLKDVGVFLRDQIGLHFRERGIETTVKYIDPSYTIRSLPAGALDSEFCLMLGQHAAHAGMAGKTDLVVGLWNQNFTYIPISLSVARTKKIDPRSDLWQRVLETTGQPASMPG
- a CDS encoding GSU3473 family protein, whose product is MMIRVEYTDGQQQLVRPHLLKKLLASRTIAWFERSGQWARVDEDALRNPGGNADYSGPERRSAY